From a region of the Brockia lithotrophica genome:
- a CDS encoding cold shock domain-containing protein: protein MYQGRVKWFNAAKGYGFIEREDGEDVFVHYTAINGEGYRTLEEGQLVTFDIVQGARGPQAANVTKVSR, encoded by the coding sequence GTGTACCAAGGACGTGTGAAGTGGTTTAACGCCGCGAAGGGGTACGGGTTCATCGAGCGCGAAGACGGAGAGGACGTCTTCGTCCACTACACGGCCATCAACGGGGAAGGGTACCGCACGCTCGAGGAAGGTCAGCTCGTGACCTTCGACATCGTGCAAGGCGCCCGCGGCCCGCAGGCGGCGAATGTGACGAAGGTTTCGCGGTAA
- a CDS encoding ABC transporter substrate-binding protein, translated as MRGFRVLALLALVVWVLALGTGCSQGKPSAEAPKKVGLTQFVAHPALDALREGIVEGLTQEGFVQGKNLVLDVTNAQGSTDTAASIGQKYASGYDLVIAIATPSAQAAAKAIGKTPLVFAAVTDPVAAGLVASLEHPGGTITGTSDVHPSRKSLELIRAFLPNARSVGVVYSSGEVNAVKQLEALKSAAPEFGIEVRAKAVAQENEIQAAAQSLANQGVDAFLVLVDNGVVAAIESLAKVAEERRIPLFASDVDSVARGAVAAYGIDYRAMGVQTGKLAARVLRGTPPGDIPVEVVHDVELVVNDTALANYGLPLPPALAGEAKHVRR; from the coding sequence ATGCGCGGATTTCGCGTCCTCGCCCTTTTGGCGCTGGTCGTTTGGGTGCTCGCCCTCGGTACGGGGTGCAGCCAAGGAAAGCCTTCCGCCGAAGCCCCCAAGAAGGTGGGCCTTACGCAGTTCGTCGCCCACCCCGCCCTCGACGCCCTGCGAGAGGGGATCGTAGAGGGACTCACCCAAGAAGGATTCGTACAAGGGAAAAACCTCGTTCTCGACGTGACGAACGCCCAGGGAAGCACGGATACGGCAGCTTCGATAGGGCAGAAGTACGCTTCCGGGTACGATCTCGTGATCGCCATTGCCACGCCGTCTGCCCAGGCTGCCGCCAAGGCGATCGGCAAAACGCCGCTCGTCTTTGCGGCGGTCACGGATCCCGTGGCGGCCGGTCTTGTGGCTTCGCTCGAGCACCCCGGCGGAACGATCACGGGAACGAGTGACGTCCACCCCTCGCGTAAGTCCCTAGAACTCATCCGCGCCTTTCTCCCGAACGCCCGATCCGTCGGCGTGGTGTACTCTTCGGGAGAGGTCAACGCGGTGAAGCAGCTCGAGGCCCTGAAGTCCGCGGCGCCGGAGTTCGGCATCGAGGTTCGTGCGAAGGCCGTAGCCCAGGAGAACGAGATTCAGGCCGCCGCCCAGTCCCTCGCCAACCAAGGCGTAGACGCTTTCCTCGTCCTCGTAGACAACGGCGTCGTCGCCGCCATCGAATCCCTTGCCAAAGTTGCCGAGGAACGCCGGATTCCCCTCTTCGCTTCGGACGTAGATTCCGTGGCCCGAGGGGCTGTCGCCGCCTACGGCATCGATTACCGCGCGATGGGCGTACAGACCGGGAAGCTCGCCGCCCGCGTACTTCGCGGGACGCCTCCCGGAGACATTCCCGTCGAGGTCGTACACGACGTCGAACTCGTGGTAAACGATACCGCCCTCGCAAACTACGGACTTCCGCTTCCCCCGGCCCTTGCAGGGGAGGCCAAGCACGTCCGACGGTGA
- the hpf gene encoding ribosome hibernation-promoting factor, HPF/YfiA family yields the protein MRTVVRGENVEVTPAIRDYAEKRLKKIEKYFHNIDEVTAYVNLKVYRDGQRAEVTIPLNSLILRAEDKTHDVYAALDNVVDKLVRQIHKYKTRINRKAREQGAILVETVSEAEAEVGEGEKEEEVGIARRKRVPLKPMTAEEAILQMNLLGHDFYVYRDAETEEVHVVYRRKDGTYGLIEPTSATE from the coding sequence ATGCGCACGGTCGTACGGGGAGAAAACGTCGAGGTCACCCCAGCCATTCGGGACTACGCGGAGAAACGATTGAAGAAGATCGAAAAGTACTTTCACAATATCGACGAGGTTACGGCCTACGTAAACCTCAAGGTGTACCGCGACGGGCAGCGCGCCGAGGTGACTATCCCCTTGAACTCGCTCATCCTCCGCGCGGAGGACAAGACCCACGACGTGTACGCCGCCTTGGACAACGTGGTCGACAAGCTCGTGCGGCAGATCCACAAGTACAAGACGCGCATCAACCGCAAGGCGCGGGAACAAGGTGCGATCCTCGTGGAAACCGTTTCGGAAGCGGAAGCGGAGGTAGGGGAAGGCGAAAAGGAAGAAGAGGTGGGCATCGCCCGCCGGAAGCGCGTTCCCTTGAAGCCCATGACGGCGGAGGAGGCCATCCTTCAGATGAACCTCCTCGGGCACGACTTTTACGTATACCGCGACGCCGAGACGGAAGAGGTGCACGTCGTGTACCGGCGGAAGGATGGGACGTACGGCCTCATCGAACCTACCTCCGCCACCGAGTAA
- a CDS encoding murein hydrolase activator EnvC family protein, whose product MGKAPNREKGDGRRRIHAVLGGILAALLVLGFLPAGNPTARAASEADLKQKIRSLDTELRSKEGEKSQAQKDLNQLRADKERLKQEISALDSQIAETNARVENLKAKIEENTKKKEEREAALKAATERLETHREELQKRLYRLYVQGDMTYGEVLFGARDFADFVGRVEILSAAVEADKRLLVEYKRAKDEVERQKRALESLIASLETDRRALQEELSRLALRKEEHTAKLSTYEETERQIAQKLEEIDAELARIAAERSRASAELERIIQERRAQEAQRARAGQSTVPEGIFTWPVPGYYAISSPYGYRIHPIFGTRQFHNGIDIPAPMRTPIVAADTGVVTYARWMSGFGNTVIIAHGNGVSTLYGHIDYGGILVSEGQVVSRGQQIALVGTTGYSTGPHLHFSVIENGSYVPPCNYVRCP is encoded by the coding sequence GTGGGAAAGGCACCGAACCGGGAGAAGGGGGACGGTAGGCGCCGGATTCACGCCGTCTTGGGCGGAATCCTCGCAGCGCTTCTCGTCCTCGGATTTCTCCCCGCGGGAAACCCCACGGCACGGGCGGCGAGCGAGGCGGACCTGAAGCAGAAGATCCGCAGCCTGGACACCGAGCTCCGCTCGAAGGAGGGGGAGAAGTCCCAGGCGCAAAAGGATCTCAATCAGCTCAGGGCGGATAAAGAACGGCTGAAGCAGGAGATTTCCGCCCTCGACTCGCAAATTGCGGAAACGAACGCGCGGGTGGAAAACCTCAAGGCAAAGATCGAGGAAAACACGAAAAAGAAGGAAGAGCGGGAAGCCGCCCTCAAAGCGGCAACGGAGCGCCTCGAGACGCACAGGGAAGAACTGCAAAAGCGTCTCTATCGCCTCTACGTGCAGGGAGACATGACCTATGGGGAGGTCCTCTTCGGCGCCCGAGACTTCGCCGACTTTGTGGGTCGCGTGGAAATCCTCTCGGCGGCGGTCGAGGCGGACAAACGCCTTCTCGTGGAGTACAAACGCGCCAAGGATGAGGTCGAGCGGCAAAAGCGGGCGCTCGAGAGCCTGATCGCGAGTTTGGAAACCGACCGCCGGGCTCTGCAGGAGGAGCTTTCGCGCCTCGCCTTGCGCAAAGAAGAGCACACGGCTAAGCTCAGCACGTACGAGGAGACGGAAAGGCAAATCGCCCAGAAGCTCGAGGAAATCGACGCAGAGCTTGCGCGGATCGCCGCCGAGCGCAGCCGCGCCTCGGCCGAGCTCGAGCGCATCATTCAGGAACGGCGCGCCCAAGAGGCGCAACGCGCCCGGGCGGGGCAGTCTACGGTCCCTGAAGGCATCTTTACCTGGCCGGTCCCCGGGTACTACGCGATTTCCTCACCCTACGGGTACAGGATTCACCCGATCTTTGGTACGCGTCAGTTCCACAACGGGATCGACATCCCCGCCCCGATGCGCACGCCGATCGTGGCGGCGGACACCGGGGTGGTGACCTACGCCCGCTGGATGAGCGGCTTCGGAAACACGGTGATCATCGCCCACGGCAACGGCGTGAGCACCCTCTACGGGCACATCGACTACGGGGGGATCCTCGTCTCCGAGGGACAAGTGGTTAGCCGTGGGCAGCAAATCGCCCTCGTCGGAACGACAGGGTATTCCACGGGCCCCCACCTCCACTTTTCCGTGATCGAAAACGGAAGCTACGTGCCTCCTTGCAACTACGTGCGCTGTCCGTGA
- the prfB gene encoding peptide chain release factor 2 (programmed frameshift): protein MCWRVKDVDLFTARQILESAAERIEAIRRSLDHTGKRKLLAELEAEASRPDLWEDPARAQRLLSELGDLRETLETVDELGRKLEDAETLLELLREEEDPELAAEFERTVRSLEEALERFELRLLLSGPYDARNAIVEIHPGAGGTEAQDWAEMLYRMYTRWAEDHGYGVEVLDLLPGDEAGIKSVTFLVKGRYAYGRLRSERGVHRLVRISPFDASGRRHTSFASVNVLPEIEEDVEVHIRPEDLRIETFRASGAGGQYVNMTDSAVRITHIPTGIVVSVQTERSQIQNRERAMKILRARLYELELQKREEELRRLQGEQKEIAWGSQIRSYVFQPYRLVKDHRTGVESTDVEAVMDGAIDAFIDAYLRQEALGGQPASASGGTPEGGEA, encoded by the exons ATGTGTTGGAGGGTGAAGGACGTGGACCTGTTTACCGCGCGCCAAATCCTCGAATCCGCCGCCGAGCGGATCGAGGCAATCCGGAGGTCTCTT GACCACACCGGGAAACGAAAGTTGCTCGCCGAATTGGAGGCCGAGGCGTCGCGCCCCGACCTCTGGGAGGATCCCGCCCGGGCGCAGCGCCTTCTTTCCGAGCTGGGGGATCTCCGGGAGACGTTAGAGACGGTGGACGAGTTGGGGCGGAAGTTGGAAGACGCGGAGACCCTGCTCGAGCTCCTAAGGGAAGAGGAAGATCCGGAGCTCGCTGCGGAGTTCGAACGGACCGTTCGCTCCCTCGAGGAGGCGCTCGAGCGCTTCGAACTTCGTCTCCTCCTCTCCGGGCCGTACGACGCGCGCAACGCGATCGTGGAAATCCACCCCGGAGCCGGCGGCACCGAGGCGCAGGATTGGGCGGAGATGCTCTACCGGATGTACACCCGCTGGGCCGAGGACCACGGGTACGGCGTGGAAGTCCTCGACCTCCTTCCGGGAGACGAGGCGGGAATCAAGAGCGTCACGTTTCTCGTGAAGGGACGATACGCCTATGGCCGCCTTCGCTCCGAGCGCGGTGTGCATCGCCTCGTGCGCATATCTCCGTTTGACGCTTCCGGACGGCGGCACACGTCGTTCGCCTCTGTGAACGTCCTCCCCGAGATCGAGGAGGATGTGGAGGTACACATCCGCCCCGAAGACCTGCGCATCGAGACGTTTCGCGCGAGCGGAGCAGGTGGACAGTACGTGAACATGACGGACTCCGCCGTGCGGATCACGCACATCCCCACGGGGATCGTCGTGAGTGTACAGACGGAGCGCTCGCAGATTCAAAACCGCGAGCGGGCGATGAAGATCTTGCGCGCGCGCCTGTACGAGCTCGAACTGCAAAAACGGGAGGAAGAGCTCCGGCGCCTCCAAGGAGAGCAGAAGGAGATCGCCTGGGGGAGCCAGATCCGCTCCTACGTTTTCCAGCCGTACCGCCTCGTGAAAGACCACCGAACGGGCGTCGAGTCCACGGACGTGGAGGCCGTAATGGACGGCGCGATCGACGCCTTCATCGACGCCTACCTCCGCCAGGAGGCGTTGGGAGGCCAGCCGGCCAGCGCGTCGGGCGGGACTCCCGAAGGCGGAGAGGCGTAA
- the ftsE gene encoding cell division ATP-binding protein FtsE: protein MIELKSVWKSYGKIHALRNVSLTVEPGEFVYLIGPSGAGKTTLLKLLYGEETPTDGEMRIAGFTIGRRRPRHLPFLRRKVGVVFQDFRLLDHLTVEENVAFALEVLEYPPDEVRRRVRDVLHLVGIPHLLRRFPAQLSGGEKQRVAIARAIAPKPEILLADEPTGNLDPDNARRILQILDEINLTGTTVIMATHNRELVERFRRRTLLLMEGRILRDSAAGVIPHEA, encoded by the coding sequence TTGATCGAGCTGAAGTCCGTCTGGAAATCGTACGGGAAGATCCACGCCCTCCGCAACGTTTCGCTCACCGTGGAACCCGGGGAGTTCGTCTATTTGATCGGACCCAGCGGTGCGGGAAAGACGACCCTTCTTAAGCTCCTCTACGGAGAGGAGACGCCGACGGACGGGGAAATGCGCATCGCAGGGTTCACGATCGGGCGCAGGCGGCCGCGCCACCTGCCCTTCCTTCGGCGGAAGGTAGGCGTCGTGTTTCAAGACTTTCGCCTTCTCGATCACCTAACCGTAGAAGAAAACGTCGCCTTTGCCTTAGAGGTTTTGGAATATCCTCCCGACGAAGTGCGTCGCCGCGTACGCGACGTCCTCCACCTCGTGGGGATTCCGCACCTTCTCCGACGCTTTCCCGCCCAACTGTCGGGCGGGGAAAAGCAGCGCGTGGCGATCGCCCGAGCCATCGCCCCGAAACCGGAGATCCTCCTTGCGGACGAGCCTACGGGGAACCTCGATCCGGACAACGCACGGCGCATTCTCCAAATCTTGGACGAGATCAACCTCACGGGGACGACCGTCATCATGGCGACGCACAACCGGGAGCTTGTCGAGCGTTTTCGACGTCGGACCCTCCTCCTCATGGAAGGACGCATCCTCAGGGATTCCGCGGCGGGGGTGATCCCGCATGAAGCCTAG
- the tkt gene encoding transketolase, whose product MLSEPERLGLNALRVLAIDMIEAARSGHPGMPMGAAPMAYVLFTRVMRYDPRAPKWWNRDRFVLSGGHASALLYAALHMAGFDLPMEELKRFRQFGSRTPGHPEYGLTPGVEATTGPLGQGFATAVGLALAEAHLAARYNRPGFPVVDHYTYVLASDGDLMEGISYEAASLAGHLGLGKLIVLYDSNDVSLDGPLARAFSEDIRGRFVAQGWQYLRVEDGEDVAAIEAAIREAQAETRRPSLIEVKTVIGRGAPKLQGTHKVHGAPLGPEEAARAKEFYGWTWPPFEVPEAAYAPYREAAARGAEARRAWEELLERYRAEHPTLYEAFVEQMEGRLPSGWEEALPRFTPGEGLATRQASGTVLNALAARIPAIVGGSADLSSSNNTYLKDQGDVTRENAAGRNIWFGVREHAMGAALNGLALHGGIRPFGGTFLVFSDYLRPAIRVAALSHLPVLYVFTHDSIAVGEDGPTHQPVEHLASLRAMPNLVVIRPADANEVRAAYAVWLARREGPTALILTRQKLPVLTETEEKAWEGVPRGAYVLYESAPGELPELLFLATGSEVALALEAAKALASRGLRVRVVSMPSRELFLAQDEAYRETVLPTSVKKRIAVEMAATLGWGDFVGPEGRVIGIDRFGASAPGEVVVREYGFTVDRLVAEAESLLEA is encoded by the coding sequence GTGTTGTCGGAACCCGAGCGGCTTGGGCTGAACGCCCTCCGGGTACTCGCCATCGACATGATCGAAGCGGCGCGCTCTGGACATCCGGGGATGCCTATGGGCGCCGCTCCTATGGCGTACGTGCTCTTTACGCGCGTGATGCGCTACGACCCGCGGGCACCGAAGTGGTGGAACCGCGACCGCTTTGTCCTTTCGGGAGGTCACGCGTCGGCGCTCCTCTACGCCGCCCTCCACATGGCCGGGTTCGACCTGCCCATGGAAGAGCTCAAGCGCTTCCGCCAGTTCGGAAGCCGCACCCCGGGGCATCCCGAGTACGGCCTTACTCCCGGCGTCGAGGCGACGACGGGCCCCCTCGGACAGGGCTTCGCCACGGCTGTGGGCCTCGCCCTTGCGGAGGCGCACCTCGCCGCTCGGTACAACCGGCCGGGCTTTCCCGTCGTGGACCACTACACGTACGTGCTCGCCTCCGACGGCGACCTCATGGAGGGCATCAGCTACGAGGCGGCTTCTCTCGCCGGCCATCTCGGTTTGGGGAAGCTCATCGTCCTCTACGACTCCAACGACGTTTCCCTAGACGGCCCCCTCGCCCGCGCCTTTAGCGAAGACATTCGCGGCCGATTCGTCGCGCAAGGGTGGCAGTACCTACGCGTAGAGGACGGGGAGGACGTCGCCGCCATCGAAGCCGCCATCCGGGAAGCCCAGGCGGAAACGCGGCGGCCCTCGCTCATCGAGGTGAAGACGGTGATCGGCCGGGGGGCCCCCAAGCTGCAGGGAACGCACAAGGTGCACGGCGCTCCCCTCGGCCCCGAAGAGGCCGCGCGGGCCAAGGAGTTTTACGGTTGGACGTGGCCCCCGTTTGAAGTTCCTGAGGCGGCCTATGCGCCTTACCGGGAAGCCGCTGCCCGCGGAGCGGAAGCCCGCCGCGCCTGGGAAGAGCTCTTGGAACGCTACCGCGCCGAACACCCCACCCTCTACGAGGCCTTCGTCGAGCAGATGGAGGGACGCCTTCCTTCGGGGTGGGAGGAAGCCCTTCCCCGGTTCACGCCGGGAGAGGGCCTCGCCACCCGCCAGGCTTCCGGCACCGTCCTCAACGCCTTGGCGGCGCGCATTCCGGCGATCGTCGGCGGTTCGGCCGACCTCTCCTCGTCCAACAACACATACCTCAAGGACCAAGGCGACGTGACGCGGGAAAACGCCGCCGGACGAAACATCTGGTTCGGCGTACGCGAACACGCCATGGGCGCCGCGCTGAACGGCCTCGCGCTCCACGGCGGGATCCGCCCCTTCGGCGGAACGTTCCTCGTGTTTTCCGACTACCTGCGTCCGGCGATTCGCGTCGCCGCACTTTCCCACCTTCCCGTGCTCTACGTGTTTACCCACGACTCGATTGCCGTGGGGGAGGACGGCCCGACGCACCAGCCCGTGGAACACCTCGCCTCGCTTCGGGCCATGCCGAACCTTGTCGTCATCCGTCCCGCCGATGCGAACGAGGTGCGGGCGGCGTACGCCGTTTGGCTCGCGCGCCGCGAAGGACCGACGGCGCTCATCCTCACCCGCCAAAAGCTCCCCGTCCTTACGGAAACGGAGGAAAAGGCGTGGGAAGGCGTGCCACGCGGCGCATACGTCCTCTACGAAAGCGCCCCCGGCGAGCTCCCCGAACTCCTCTTTTTGGCCACGGGTTCGGAGGTTGCGCTCGCCCTGGAGGCGGCCAAGGCTCTTGCCTCGCGCGGGTTGCGCGTTCGCGTGGTGAGCATGCCGAGCCGCGAACTCTTCCTCGCCCAAGACGAAGCCTACCGCGAAACGGTACTCCCCACGTCGGTGAAGAAGCGCATCGCCGTGGAGATGGCCGCAACTTTGGGTTGGGGGGACTTCGTCGGCCCCGAAGGTCGGGTGATCGGCATCGACCGCTTCGGCGCTTCGGCCCCCGGGGAGGTCGTCGTCCGGGAATACGGGTTCACCGTCGATCGCCTCGTCGCCGAGGCGGAGTCGCTCCTCGAAGCCTGA
- the secA gene encoding preprotein translocase subunit SecA: MIGILRKILPDPNERELRRYRRKVEAINALEPEMERLSDAELRAKTDEFRERLARGETLDDLLVEAFAVVREAAKRTIGLRHFDVQLIGGMVLHEGRIAEMKTGEGKTLVATLAAYLNALPGKGVHVVTVNDYLARRDRTDMGPIYEFLGLSVGLIHPNQSFEEKRAAYAADITYGTNSEFGFDYLRDNMAVYKEHIVQRPLHYAIVDEVDSILIDEARTPLIISGSPKRPSEMYARVDRFVRTLVPEEDFKVDVKAHAVTLTEAGAEKAERAFRIDNLFNPEHMELHHMILQALKAHHLMRRDVDYVVQDGEVLIVDEFTGRIMYGRRYSDGLHQAIEAKEGLRVREETMTLATITIQNYFRLYQKLAGMTGTAKTEEEEFRTIYGMDVVVIPTHKPMIRQDLPDVVYKTREAKFRAVVEEIERRHRTGQPVLVGTTSIETSEYLSRLLKRKGIPHNVLNAKHHAREAEIVAQAGQRGAVTIATNMAGRGTDIKLGPGVAELGGLAIIGTERHEARRIDNQLRGRSGRQGDPGVSQFFLSLEDELLQKFGGEQIKQLMERLGLPDDEPIESGLVTRAIEQAQRKVEAMNFERRRWVLQYDNVINEQREIIYRERREILFRDDIGDIVGKMIERHIRRLVEEHLSDVDPYAWDRAEEAQGADPVASSLDALLGALRAGVFDDEVSFEDLRRAWESGGREGVTELLLERARERYEARRQALTPEFFREFEKVVVLKTIDAKWMDHIDAMDQLRQGIHLRAYGQRDPLREYQMEGYEMFQAMVRSVDAEVTAYVLKAQVGIAPPVRVSVAEGKPVREGEEPKATGGRRKGKGAWKPGKGKGGGSPEPSSGDAEGFSLEYKPQQPKAQP; this comes from the coding sequence ATGATCGGAATACTCAGGAAAATTTTGCCGGATCCGAACGAACGCGAGCTTCGCCGCTATCGCCGGAAGGTCGAAGCGATAAATGCCTTAGAGCCGGAGATGGAGCGCCTTTCCGATGCCGAACTTCGGGCCAAGACGGACGAGTTTCGCGAACGGCTGGCGCGAGGAGAGACGCTCGACGACCTTCTCGTCGAGGCGTTTGCCGTGGTGCGCGAGGCGGCGAAGCGGACGATCGGTCTCCGCCACTTCGACGTCCAGCTCATCGGTGGAATGGTCTTGCACGAAGGCCGGATCGCGGAGATGAAGACCGGGGAAGGGAAGACGCTCGTCGCCACCCTGGCGGCGTACCTCAACGCCCTGCCCGGTAAGGGCGTCCACGTCGTCACGGTGAACGACTACCTCGCACGCCGCGACCGGACCGACATGGGGCCGATTTACGAGTTTCTCGGTCTGAGCGTCGGGCTCATCCACCCCAACCAGAGCTTTGAAGAGAAGCGGGCCGCCTACGCTGCGGACATCACGTACGGGACGAACAGCGAGTTCGGCTTCGATTACCTGCGGGACAACATGGCGGTGTACAAGGAGCACATCGTGCAGCGGCCGCTTCACTACGCGATCGTCGACGAGGTGGACTCGATCCTCATCGACGAGGCGCGGACGCCGCTCATCATCTCGGGGAGCCCGAAGCGTCCGAGCGAGATGTACGCGCGCGTCGACCGCTTCGTGCGCACGCTCGTTCCCGAGGAGGACTTCAAGGTAGACGTCAAGGCCCACGCCGTGACGCTCACGGAAGCGGGTGCGGAAAAGGCGGAGCGCGCCTTCCGCATCGACAACCTCTTCAACCCCGAACACATGGAACTCCACCACATGATCCTGCAGGCGCTCAAGGCGCACCACCTCATGCGCCGCGACGTAGACTACGTCGTGCAGGACGGAGAAGTGCTCATCGTAGACGAATTCACGGGGCGAATCATGTACGGCAGGCGGTATTCGGACGGCCTGCACCAGGCGATTGAGGCCAAGGAAGGGCTTCGCGTGCGCGAGGAGACGATGACCCTCGCGACGATTACGATTCAAAACTACTTCCGCCTCTACCAGAAGCTCGCGGGGATGACGGGCACGGCCAAGACGGAAGAAGAGGAATTCCGCACGATTTACGGCATGGACGTCGTCGTCATCCCTACGCACAAGCCGATGATCCGGCAGGACCTGCCGGACGTCGTGTACAAGACGCGCGAAGCGAAATTTCGCGCCGTCGTCGAAGAAATCGAACGGCGCCACCGGACGGGACAACCCGTCCTCGTGGGGACGACGTCGATCGAGACGTCCGAGTACCTTTCCCGCCTCCTCAAGCGAAAGGGCATTCCCCACAACGTCCTAAACGCCAAACACCACGCGCGCGAGGCGGAGATCGTCGCCCAGGCGGGACAAAGGGGCGCCGTCACGATTGCCACGAACATGGCGGGCCGGGGTACGGACATCAAGCTGGGCCCGGGAGTCGCCGAACTCGGCGGTCTCGCGATCATCGGTACGGAGCGGCACGAAGCCCGGCGCATCGACAACCAGCTCCGCGGCCGGAGCGGCCGACAGGGGGACCCCGGTGTATCCCAATTTTTCCTGTCCCTGGAAGACGAACTCCTCCAGAAGTTTGGCGGCGAGCAGATCAAGCAGCTCATGGAACGTCTCGGGCTACCCGACGACGAACCGATCGAAAGCGGCCTCGTCACGCGGGCCATCGAGCAGGCGCAGCGCAAGGTGGAGGCCATGAACTTCGAGCGCCGCCGTTGGGTGCTGCAGTACGACAATGTGATCAACGAGCAGCGGGAGATCATCTACCGGGAACGCCGAGAAATCCTCTTTCGGGACGACATCGGCGACATCGTCGGCAAGATGATCGAGCGGCACATTCGCCGCCTCGTGGAGGAGCACCTTTCCGACGTCGATCCCTACGCTTGGGACCGGGCCGAGGAAGCGCAGGGGGCGGACCCGGTGGCCTCCTCCCTCGATGCCCTCCTCGGAGCGCTCCGGGCGGGCGTCTTCGACGACGAGGTGTCCTTCGAGGACTTGCGCCGCGCCTGGGAAAGCGGAGGACGCGAAGGCGTGACGGAGCTTCTCCTGGAGCGGGCGCGGGAGCGTTACGAAGCCCGGAGGCAGGCGCTCACGCCGGAGTTCTTCCGCGAATTTGAAAAGGTCGTCGTCCTTAAGACGATCGACGCAAAGTGGATGGACCACATCGACGCCATGGACCAGCTACGGCAGGGGATCCACCTCCGCGCCTACGGCCAGCGGGACCCCTTGCGCGAGTACCAGATGGAAGGGTACGAGATGTTCCAGGCGATGGTCCGAAGCGTGGACGCGGAGGTGACGGCGTACGTCCTCAAAGCGCAAGTGGGGATCGCACCTCCCGTGCGCGTTTCCGTCGCGGAGGGGAAGCCGGTTCGGGAGGGCGAAGAACCCAAGGCGACGGGAGGGCGCCGCAAGGGGAAAGGCGCCTGGAAGCCCGGAAAGGGAAAGGGCGGCGGCTCCCCCGAACCCTCTTCGGGCGATGCGGAGGGCTTTTCCCTCGAGTACAAGCCGCAACAGCCGAAGGCCCAGCCGTAA
- the ftsX gene encoding permease-like cell division protein FtsX, whose protein sequence is MKPRTLFRHLRETGKNLWRHRFHTLATLSTLAVTLFLVGAVYLLVQNVDNLSREVEGEVVIRVFAPVGAKAEEVERLEAALKALPGVASVAYISPQEGLERLSERYGPELKDIFVQDIRAEETLPPSFVVRASEPREVPELAAAIEGLPGVDAVRYGAEWVDKLFVWTSILRSTAFVLLALLAFTAVYLIMNTVRLTIYMRREEVELMRLVGATGLYIRLPFFFEGLILGTLGALVPFFLLAEGYRALVRYVQENFAFIPLLTPEAVQGTLLFLLLGVGVGIGAGGSLLSIRRYLHV, encoded by the coding sequence ATGAAGCCTAGAACGCTGTTTCGGCACCTCCGCGAAACGGGGAAAAACCTCTGGCGCCATCGCTTCCACACCCTCGCTACCTTGAGCACGTTGGCCGTGACGCTCTTTCTCGTCGGCGCGGTTTACCTCCTCGTGCAAAATGTCGACAACTTGAGCCGCGAAGTAGAGGGAGAGGTCGTCATCCGCGTGTTCGCTCCCGTGGGGGCAAAGGCGGAGGAAGTCGAACGGCTCGAAGCCGCCCTCAAGGCGCTCCCCGGCGTCGCTTCCGTTGCGTACATTTCGCCGCAAGAGGGTCTCGAACGCCTCTCCGAGCGGTACGGCCCGGAGCTCAAGGACATCTTCGTTCAGGACATCCGCGCCGAGGAGACCCTGCCGCCGAGCTTCGTCGTTCGGGCGTCCGAGCCGCGCGAGGTTCCCGAACTTGCCGCGGCGATCGAAGGCCTTCCCGGCGTGGACGCCGTGCGCTACGGAGCGGAATGGGTGGATAAGCTCTTTGTGTGGACGAGCATCCTCCGGTCGACGGCCTTCGTCCTCCTGGCCCTCCTCGCCTTTACGGCCGTCTACCTGATCATGAACACGGTACGCCTCACGATCTACATGCGCCGGGAGGAAGTCGAGCTCATGCGCCTCGTGGGCGCAACGGGGCTCTACATTCGCCTCCCCTTCTTCTTCGAGGGTCTCATTTTAGGCACCTTGGGTGCGCTCGTTCCCTTTTTCCTGCTCGCGGAGGGGTACCGCGCGCTCGTGCGCTACGTGCAGGAAAACTTCGCCTTCATCCCGCTCCTTACGCCGGAAGCCGTACAGGGAACCCTCCTTTTCCTCCTCCTCGGCGTAGGCGTTGGGATCGGGGCAGGGGGAAGCCTTCTTTCGATCCGCCGCTACCTACACGTCTGA